The Candidatus Eisenbacteria bacterium genome window below encodes:
- a CDS encoding FtsX-like permease family protein, which translates to MKFFRLILAHLLRSKRRTFLTVSSIAIALFLFCTLRTVMTSLDAGIRASDATRLVVRHAASLVFPLPLAYKERLERVPGVERVSWGNWFGGYYQDPKNQFTQFAVDAVSLFDLFPELLLPGPERETFLGERTSCIAGKALVAKYGWKIGDVIPITGTIYPGDWRLTLRGIYTASTPDADENTIFFHWDYLNEVMPQPRKNWVGIYWVRVGSATDAPAVSGRIDAIYENSPQPTKTETEKAFQAGFIQMMGNVSLLLTILGSAIVFAIMLVTINTMMMAARERTTEIAVLKTLGFDDGLILRLVAAESMVLSLAGGILGCGIAFLLFRRLDFTAGGMIPNFRMLPGTLGMGLLLAVVMGLLSGLAPAVTAARLQIAGALRKVA; encoded by the coding sequence GTGAAGTTCTTCCGCCTCATCCTCGCCCATCTCCTTCGGTCGAAGCGGCGGACGTTCCTGACCGTCTCCTCCATCGCGATCGCGCTCTTCCTCTTCTGCACGCTGCGCACGGTCATGACCTCCCTCGACGCGGGGATCCGGGCCTCGGACGCCACGCGCCTCGTGGTCCGGCACGCGGCCTCCCTCGTCTTCCCGCTTCCCTTGGCGTACAAGGAGCGCCTCGAGCGGGTGCCCGGCGTGGAGCGGGTGAGCTGGGGAAACTGGTTCGGGGGCTATTACCAGGATCCCAAGAATCAGTTCACGCAGTTCGCGGTGGACGCGGTCTCCCTCTTCGACCTCTTCCCCGAGCTTCTCCTGCCGGGGCCGGAGCGCGAGACCTTCCTGGGCGAGCGGACCTCCTGCATCGCGGGAAAGGCGCTGGTGGCTAAGTACGGATGGAAGATCGGCGACGTGATCCCCATTACCGGGACGATCTATCCCGGCGATTGGCGCCTGACCTTGCGCGGGATCTACACGGCGAGCACGCCGGACGCGGACGAGAACACGATCTTCTTTCACTGGGACTACCTGAACGAGGTGATGCCGCAGCCCCGCAAGAACTGGGTCGGGATCTACTGGGTCCGCGTCGGCTCGGCCACGGACGCGCCCGCCGTGAGCGGCCGCATCGACGCCATTTACGAGAACAGCCCGCAGCCCACGAAGACCGAGACCGAGAAGGCGTTCCAGGCCGGCTTCATCCAGATGATGGGGAACGTGAGTCTCCTGCTCACGATCCTGGGCTCCGCGATCGTCTTCGCGATCATGCTCGTGACCATCAACACGATGATGATGGCCGCCCGGGAGCGGACGACCGAGATCGCCGTTCTCAAGACGCTGGGGTTCGACGACGGCTTGATCCTGCGTCTGGTCGCGGCGGAATCGATGGTCCTCTCCCTCGCCGGCGGGATCCTCGGTTGCGGCATCGCGTTTCTTCTGTTTCGCAGGCTCGACTTCACGGCCGGGGGCATGATTCCCAACTTCCGCATGCTTCCCGGGACGCTCGGGATGGGCCTCCTGCTCGCGGTCGTCATGGGGCTCCTAAGCGGTCTCGCGCCCGCGGTAACGGCGGCACGGCTCCAGATCGCCGGCGCGCTCCGGAAGGTTGCGTAG
- a CDS encoding helix-turn-helix transcriptional regulator — protein sequence MGTAAVRNQIRRLRFESGEMTQQALAEQVGVTRQTIVAIEGAKYAPSLELAFRIAAAFRKPLEEVFQFHQQEEK from the coding sequence ATGGGAACGGCGGCGGTGCGAAACCAGATCAGGCGGCTGCGCTTCGAGTCCGGGGAGATGACCCAGCAGGCGTTGGCGGAACAGGTGGGCGTGACGCGACAGACGATCGTCGCGATCGAGGGCGCGAAGTACGCGCCCTCCCTCGAGCTGGCCTTCCGCATCGCGGCCGCGTTTCGAAAACCGCTCGAGGAGGTCTTCCAATTCCACCAGCAAGAGGAGAAATGA
- a CDS encoding ABC transporter ATP-binding protein: MADGIAAANGSLISLHDVHKVYRRDKIEIPVLAGINLEVKRGEFLALMGPSGSGKSTLLNLIGGIDQATRGDVRVAGESLGTLKHSKLAAWRARHVGFIFQLYNLIPVLTAFQNVELPLLLTRLSGSDRKKRVHLALQLVGLDGRAGHLPRQLSGGEEQRVAIARAIVADPTLLVADEPTGDLDAKNAEEILVLLQRLNREMGKTILMVTHDPHAAERAQKTLHLDKGILKP, translated from the coding sequence ATGGCCGACGGCATCGCCGCAGCGAACGGCAGCCTGATCTCGCTCCACGACGTCCACAAGGTCTACCGCCGGGACAAGATCGAAATCCCGGTGCTGGCCGGGATCAACCTCGAGGTGAAGCGGGGAGAATTCCTGGCGCTCATGGGACCCAGCGGCTCCGGAAAGTCGACGCTCTTGAACCTGATCGGGGGCATCGACCAGGCCACGCGCGGCGACGTGCGGGTCGCGGGCGAGTCGCTCGGCACCCTGAAACACTCGAAGCTCGCCGCCTGGCGGGCGCGGCACGTCGGGTTCATCTTCCAGCTCTACAATTTGATTCCCGTCCTGACGGCGTTCCAGAACGTGGAGCTGCCGCTCCTCCTGACGCGGCTCTCCGGGTCCGACCGGAAGAAGCGCGTCCACCTGGCGCTCCAGCTGGTCGGGCTCGACGGACGGGCCGGCCACCTTCCGCGGCAACTCTCGGGAGGCGAGGAGCAGCGCGTCGCGATCGCGAGGGCGATCGTCGCCGACCCGACGCTCCTCGTGGCCGACGAGCCGACGGGCGATCTCGACGCGAAGAACGCGGAGGAGATCCTCGTCCTCCTGCAACGGCTGAATCGGGAGATGGGGAAGACGATCTTGATGGTCACGCACGATCCCCACGCCGCCGAGCGCGCCCAGAAGACGCTCCACTTGGACAAGGGAATCCTGAAGCCGTGA
- a CDS encoding thiamine pyrophosphate-dependent dehydrogenase E1 component subunit alpha, giving the protein MPSPIGNQPADLARRVERGGFMPVSNDELKGLYYYMNLVRQVDERCRRLFKQGRFHGTYFSAVGQEATVVGPCFGLRPEDVIGIQHREIGAVITKGMPIKYLMAQLFARKDSPDRGKSHPCHYGWKPMGIITPASTIAAQTVIATGCALAWKIQKKDNVAVAFAGEGATSNGVWHEALNFAGIHKLNCVFVVQDNLWAESVPKRLGVPLENVSERAKAYGFPGVTIDGNDLVLAYETSQEAVRRARRGEGPTLIEMKTYRWYGHSEIDPATYRTTEELEYWKKRDPVPRYEKLLMERGVIDEAYKQTTLQRIEKEIEEAIEFAEKSPHPDPSEILEDVYAPLS; this is encoded by the coding sequence ATGCCGAGCCCCATCGGCAACCAGCCAGCGGACTTGGCGCGTCGGGTCGAGCGAGGAGGCTTCATGCCGGTTTCAAACGACGAGCTAAAAGGGCTTTACTACTACATGAACTTGGTCCGGCAGGTGGACGAGCGCTGCCGCCGGCTCTTCAAGCAGGGCCGTTTCCACGGCACCTACTTCAGCGCGGTGGGCCAGGAAGCCACCGTCGTCGGTCCCTGCTTTGGCCTCCGCCCTGAGGACGTGATCGGAATCCAGCACCGCGAGATCGGCGCTGTGATCACGAAGGGGATGCCGATCAAGTACTTGATGGCCCAGCTCTTCGCGCGGAAGGACAGCCCCGACCGCGGGAAGTCGCACCCCTGCCATTACGGCTGGAAGCCCATGGGGATCATCACGCCGGCCTCCACGATCGCCGCCCAGACCGTCATCGCCACGGGCTGCGCGCTCGCTTGGAAGATCCAGAAGAAGGACAACGTGGCGGTCGCCTTCGCGGGCGAGGGCGCGACGTCGAACGGCGTCTGGCACGAGGCCCTGAACTTCGCGGGAATCCACAAGCTGAACTGCGTCTTCGTGGTGCAGGACAACCTCTGGGCCGAGTCGGTGCCGAAACGCCTGGGCGTTCCGCTCGAGAACGTCTCCGAGCGCGCGAAGGCCTACGGCTTTCCCGGCGTCACGATCGACGGGAACGACCTCGTTCTGGCGTACGAGACGTCTCAGGAAGCGGTCCGCCGCGCGCGGCGCGGCGAGGGCCCGACGCTGATCGAGATGAAGACGTACCGCTGGTACGGCCACTCGGAGATCGATCCCGCGACCTACCGGACGACGGAGGAGCTCGAGTACTGGAAGAAGCGCGACCCGGTTCCGAGGTACGAGAAGCTCCTGATGGAGCGCGGCGTGATCGACGAGGCGTACAAGCAGACGACGCTCCAGCGCATCGAGAAGGAGATCGAGGAAGCGATCGAGTTCGCGGAGAAGAGCCCGCACCCCGATCCCAGCGAGATTCTGGAGGACGTCTACGCCCCGCTCAGCTAG
- a CDS encoding acyl-CoA thioesterase has protein sequence MVQLVLPNDANTLGNVLGGMVLHWADLAAAVVAHRHCRSEAVTASMDEVSFLAPIKVGQVAAFSARMTYAGRTSMEIRVDVESEDLGTGRKRKTSTAYMTFVAIDKKGRPRAVPPLILETQEERREARAAQVRRAERLKHRSETP, from the coding sequence ATGGTCCAGCTCGTTCTTCCGAATGACGCGAACACGCTCGGAAACGTGCTGGGCGGGATGGTGCTGCACTGGGCGGACCTGGCGGCCGCGGTCGTGGCGCACCGGCATTGCCGGTCGGAGGCCGTGACCGCGTCAATGGACGAGGTCTCGTTCCTGGCGCCGATCAAGGTGGGTCAGGTGGCCGCCTTCTCGGCGCGGATGACCTACGCCGGCCGGACGTCGATGGAGATCCGCGTGGACGTCGAGAGCGAGGACCTCGGGACGGGACGGAAGCGCAAGACCAGCACCGCGTACATGACGTTCGTCGCGATCGACAAGAAGGGGCGGCCGAGGGCGGTGCCCCCACTGATCCTAGAGACGCAGGAAGAGCGGCGCGAGGCCCGGGCCGCGCAGGTACGCCGGGCCGAGCGACTGAAGCACCGGAGCGAGACACCTTGA
- a CDS encoding glycosyltransferase family 2 protein, with protein sequence MTRLSVVIPTQNNEDTLPAALASVAFADEIIVLDSGSVDRTRDIALGAGARVVERPYRSDGDQRNAGWAEAAGAWVLALDSDEALDSTLAEAVRGVASKDPNAGDPVAYALRFRCHFLGFPLDHGGLDRDVHVRLGRRERTRWESALHSSLIVDGPVGRLPGVVDHFTATELPGRLRKLAAYAADRAERMRASGVRPSVPRALWEPSRFFLGRVVIRGGWRDGLPGVVWWWLQSTEILLAYLLLYRRSRPGSEGPRSTGSRPA encoded by the coding sequence GTGACGCGCCTCTCGGTCGTGATCCCGACCCAGAACAACGAGGATACCCTTCCCGCCGCGCTCGCGAGCGTCGCCTTCGCCGACGAAATCATCGTGCTCGACTCGGGAAGCGTCGACCGGACTCGCGACATCGCGCTCGGCGCCGGGGCGCGCGTCGTCGAGCGCCCCTACCGGAGCGACGGCGACCAGCGAAACGCGGGGTGGGCGGAGGCGGCCGGCGCGTGGGTGCTCGCGCTCGACAGCGACGAGGCGCTGGATTCGACTCTCGCCGAAGCCGTGCGCGGCGTCGCGTCGAAGGATCCGAACGCCGGAGACCCGGTGGCCTACGCGCTTCGGTTCCGGTGCCACTTCCTTGGCTTTCCGCTCGACCACGGGGGGCTCGACCGCGACGTGCACGTCCGCCTGGGAAGGCGGGAGCGCACGCGCTGGGAGTCCGCGCTCCACTCGAGCTTGATCGTCGACGGCCCGGTCGGACGGCTGCCGGGCGTCGTCGATCACTTCACGGCCACGGAGCTGCCCGGCCGTCTCAGAAAGCTCGCGGCCTACGCCGCCGACCGCGCCGAGCGGATGCGCGCCTCGGGCGTGCGCCCCTCGGTGCCGCGCGCGCTCTGGGAGCCGTCGCGATTCTTCCTGGGCCGCGTCGTGATCCGCGGCGGTTGGCGGGACGGCCTGCCCGGCGTCGTGTGGTGGTGGCTTCAATCGACCGAGATCCTGCTCGCGTACCTTCTCCTCTACCGGCGATCGCGCCCGGGCTCCGAGGGGCCGCGGTCGACCGGTAGCAGGCCTGCTTAA
- a CDS encoding DUF971 domain-containing protein gives MKKKGGERVTIGWADGHESILPARYLRGRCPCAQCVSETTGQRLVFEEHVNPDIQILAARIVGNYALHIEWSDGHSTGIYSFDFIRRICPCPECTGPAA, from the coding sequence ATCAAGAAGAAGGGCGGCGAGCGCGTCACGATCGGCTGGGCCGACGGACACGAGAGCATCCTTCCCGCGCGCTATCTGCGCGGCCGATGCCCGTGCGCTCAATGTGTGAGCGAGACGACGGGGCAGCGGTTGGTGTTCGAAGAGCACGTGAACCCCGACATCCAGATCCTCGCGGCGCGAATCGTCGGCAACTACGCGCTCCATATCGAGTGGAGCGACGGCCACTCGACCGGGATCTACAGCTTCGACTTCATTCGGCGGATCTGTCCGTGCCCGGAGTGCACGGGGCCGGCCGCCTAG
- a CDS encoding Mrp/NBP35 family ATP-binding protein, whose product MTDVAIREDMVLDALRAVMDPDLNRDIVSLNFIRNLKIEGTTVSFDVNLTTPACPVKDRLRDQSKQAVLSKVPGVKDVLVNMTSEVRRAPGPDTSVLKNVRNIIAVGSGKGGVGKSTVAANLAVSLAGSGARVGLLDADIYGPSIPILMRAGHPAEPREDNVIEPGLAHGVKLMSMGYMSPGDQPLIWRGPMAHKALQQCLLGVNWGELDYLVVDLPPGTGDVHLTLVQTASVTGAVIVSTPQDVGLQISMKTLRMFQQTKVHLLGIVENMSTYVCPHCGERDDLFGHGGAKRAAESLGVPFLGEIPLDAAIRRYSDEGTPVVLSEPESPSGKAFQEIAGKLAQQVSIQTFKRIALTVVEE is encoded by the coding sequence ATGACCGACGTCGCGATCCGCGAAGACATGGTGTTGGATGCGCTCCGGGCGGTCATGGATCCGGATCTCAACCGTGACATTGTGAGCCTCAATTTCATCCGCAATCTTAAGATCGAGGGGACGACCGTCTCCTTCGACGTGAATCTCACGACCCCCGCCTGCCCCGTCAAGGACCGCCTCCGCGACCAGTCGAAGCAGGCGGTGCTCTCCAAGGTCCCGGGCGTGAAGGATGTGCTCGTGAACATGACGTCGGAGGTGCGCCGCGCGCCCGGTCCCGACACGAGCGTGCTCAAGAACGTGCGAAACATCATCGCCGTGGGGAGCGGGAAGGGCGGCGTTGGGAAGTCGACCGTCGCGGCGAACCTCGCGGTTTCCCTCGCGGGAAGTGGCGCGCGCGTGGGGCTCCTGGACGCCGACATCTACGGCCCCAGCATCCCGATCTTGATGCGCGCCGGCCATCCGGCCGAGCCGCGCGAGGACAACGTCATCGAGCCGGGCCTGGCCCACGGGGTGAAGCTCATGTCGATGGGCTACATGAGCCCGGGCGATCAGCCGCTCATCTGGCGCGGCCCGATGGCGCACAAGGCGCTCCAGCAGTGCCTCCTCGGCGTGAACTGGGGGGAGCTCGACTACCTCGTCGTCGATCTGCCGCCGGGAACGGGCGACGTGCACTTGACGCTGGTGCAGACGGCGTCGGTCACCGGCGCCGTGATCGTCTCGACGCCTCAGGATGTCGGGCTACAGATTTCCATGAAGACGCTCCGGATGTTCCAGCAGACGAAGGTGCATCTCCTCGGCATCGTGGAGAACATGAGCACGTACGTCTGCCCGCACTGCGGCGAGCGCGACGACCTGTTCGGCCACGGCGGGGCGAAGCGCGCGGCGGAATCGCTGGGCGTCCCGTTCCTCGGCGAGATCCCGCTCGACGCGGCGATCCGCCGCTACTCGGACGAGGGGACCCCGGTCGTGCTCTCGGAGCCCGAGTCGCCGTCCGGAAAGGCGTTTCAGGAGATCGCGGGGAAGCTCGCCCAGCAGGTGAGCATCCAGACGTTCAAGCGAATCGCCCTCACGGTCGTGGAGGAGTAG
- a CDS encoding alpha-ketoacid dehydrogenase subunit beta — MDRAQGPAAASADVKTMTLIEAITQGLAEEMERDERIFLIGEDIGSYGGVFKATRGLYERFGPMRVIDSPISENFLVQGMIGAAIAGLIPSPEIQFDDFISLAVDGIVEHAAKMRYRSGGMFTCPMVIRCCYGGAVGGGIYHSQSNASWFMHAPGLVVVTPSTPHDAKGLLKSAFRGQNPVLYYEHKRLYRTVKGPVPQHDYTVPLGKAAVAREGRHVTVVSYALMLKRTLEAAEMLAAEGIEVEAIDLRTLVPYDKETILRSVEKTARAVVVYESSRTMGVGAEISAMIAEEGFGFLDAPVRRVSPPDAPQEPFAPVLAENYLPDAKRIAQAIRETVAY, encoded by the coding sequence ATGGACCGAGCCCAAGGGCCCGCGGCCGCGTCGGCCGACGTCAAGACCATGACGTTGATCGAAGCCATCACGCAGGGCCTCGCCGAGGAGATGGAGCGGGACGAGCGCATTTTCCTGATCGGCGAGGACATCGGCAGTTACGGCGGCGTATTCAAGGCGACGAGGGGCCTCTACGAGCGCTTCGGCCCGATGCGCGTCATCGACAGCCCGATCTCGGAGAATTTCCTCGTGCAGGGGATGATCGGAGCTGCGATCGCCGGGCTGATCCCCTCCCCCGAGATCCAATTCGACGATTTCATCTCGCTCGCCGTGGACGGGATCGTGGAGCACGCTGCCAAGATGCGCTACCGCTCGGGGGGGATGTTCACCTGCCCGATGGTCATCCGGTGCTGCTACGGCGGCGCGGTGGGCGGCGGCATCTACCATTCCCAGTCGAACGCCTCCTGGTTCATGCACGCGCCGGGCCTCGTCGTCGTGACACCGTCGACGCCGCACGACGCGAAGGGGCTCTTGAAGTCGGCCTTCCGCGGCCAGAACCCGGTTCTCTACTACGAGCACAAACGCCTCTACCGCACGGTCAAGGGCCCGGTCCCGCAGCACGACTACACGGTCCCGCTCGGGAAGGCGGCGGTCGCGCGCGAGGGAAGGCACGTCACGGTCGTCTCCTACGCCCTCATGCTTAAGCGCACGCTCGAGGCGGCGGAGATGCTCGCGGCCGAGGGGATCGAGGTCGAGGCGATCGACCTTCGCACGCTCGTGCCGTATGACAAGGAAACCATCCTCCGCTCGGTCGAGAAGACCGCGCGCGCGGTGGTCGTATACGAGAGCTCGAGGACGATGGGCGTCGGCGCGGAGATCAGCGCGATGATCGCGGAAGAGGGGTTCGGCTTCCTGGACGCGCCTGTCCGCCGCGTGTCGCCGCCCGACGCGCCCCAGGAGCCGTTCGCGCCGGTCTTGGCCGAGAACTATCTGCCCGATGCCAAACGGATCGCCCAGGCG
- a CDS encoding efflux RND transporter periplasmic adaptor subunit, with protein sequence MVVQRALSVARSDGDGSGRGDQRRGLGASGSRREVHPDRRAGRLRASRGAFARCARAGPRDRGVEGENDHAHLLRRFRRDLPRASGSPGRHDRSGDGEQPLRPPRPLPREPVHEGDRVRRAGRPFPPRRDQGRGEGGDPPRPRGAEARADVRRSGLWVEDADGGRGLREAPGHGGRGSGGPGGKGHHGVTRTGSADLSGLTIDRESPPPSSGRGPRPWALLLGLLVALVVAAVLLKPVFAPKAISVTVARAEALGGTPGAGASEVLTASGYVVARQRASVSTEVAGRLEALYVSEGSRVTKGQVLGVLRNEDQRAAVESAKAALASAEAASTEAKATARESALELGRVRELLARGLVSQAEFDQVEARDAVSRARVESAAAAAQSARAGLDQAKIAYEKTFIRAPFAGAVLRKEAEVGEIVSPIPSSGGLTRGAIATMANLATLEVEVDVNEGYVARARQGMRAEITLDAYPSERYPGHARQIVPTADRQKATVQIKVSFDSLDARVLPEMGAKVTFLADPAPSTSAGGGAAAPAVVWIPRAAVRDQEGRAVIYVVEGDRARERAISPRPLGPDRVSVSGGLAAGEAVVVEAPPELKDKSRIRIR encoded by the coding sequence TTGGTCGTTCAACGAGCATTATCCGTCGCGCGAAGCGATGGCGATGGATCTGGCCGAGGCGATCAACGAAGAGGCCTTGGCGCTTCAGGAAGCCGGCGCGAAGTTCATCCAGATCGACGAGCCGGCCGTCTCCGTGCGTCCCGAGGAGCTTTCGCTCGCTGTGCGCGCGCTGGGCCGCGCGACCGAGGGGTTGAAGGCGAAAACGATCACGCACATCTGCTACGGCGATTTCGACGTGATCTACCCCGCGCTTCTGGATCTCCCGGTCGACATGATCGATCTGGAGATGGCGAACAGCCGCTACGACCTCCTCGACCGCTTCCGCGCGAACCCGTTCACGAAGGAGATCGGGTACGGCGTGCTGGACGTCCATTCCCACCGCGTCGAGACCAAGGACGAGGTGAAGGCGGGGATCCTCCGCGGCCTCGAGGTGCTGAAGCCCGAGCAGATGTACGTCGATCCGGACTGTGGGTTGAAGACGCGGACGGTGGACGAGGCCTTCGCGAAGCTCCGGGTCATGGTGGACGCGGTTCGGGAGGTCCGGGAGGAAAAGGGCATCACGGCGTGACGCGGACGGGTTCGGCCGATCTTTCCGGCCTCACGATCGATCGCGAATCGCCTCCTCCGTCATCCGGCCGCGGACCCCGGCCGTGGGCTCTTCTTCTGGGGCTCCTCGTCGCGCTCGTCGTCGCGGCAGTCCTCCTAAAGCCCGTCTTCGCTCCCAAAGCCATCTCCGTCACCGTCGCGCGGGCCGAAGCGCTCGGCGGCACTCCCGGCGCCGGCGCTTCGGAGGTGCTGACCGCGAGCGGATACGTCGTGGCCCGGCAGCGCGCCTCGGTCTCGACCGAGGTGGCCGGCCGGCTCGAGGCCCTCTACGTCAGCGAGGGGAGCCGCGTCACGAAGGGGCAGGTTCTCGGCGTTCTCCGGAACGAGGATCAGCGGGCGGCCGTGGAGAGCGCGAAGGCGGCCCTGGCCTCGGCCGAGGCCGCGAGCACCGAGGCGAAGGCCACGGCGCGGGAGAGCGCGCTCGAATTGGGCCGCGTGCGCGAGCTTCTCGCGCGCGGGCTCGTGAGCCAGGCGGAATTCGACCAGGTGGAGGCGCGCGACGCCGTCTCGCGGGCGCGCGTCGAGAGCGCCGCCGCGGCGGCGCAGTCCGCCCGGGCCGGCCTCGACCAGGCGAAGATCGCGTACGAGAAGACCTTCATCCGCGCCCCGTTCGCGGGAGCCGTGCTCCGCAAGGAGGCGGAGGTGGGGGAGATCGTGAGCCCGATTCCCTCGAGCGGAGGGCTGACGCGGGGCGCCATCGCGACGATGGCCAACCTCGCCACGCTCGAGGTCGAGGTGGACGTGAACGAGGGCTACGTCGCCCGCGCGCGGCAGGGGATGCGCGCCGAGATCACGCTCGACGCCTATCCCAGCGAGCGCTACCCGGGACACGCCCGGCAGATCGTCCCGACCGCGGATCGGCAGAAGGCCACGGTCCAGATCAAGGTGTCGTTCGATTCGCTCGACGCCCGGGTGCTCCCCGAGATGGGCGCGAAGGTCACCTTCCTGGCCGATCCGGCTCCGTCGACCTCCGCGGGCGGCGGCGCGGCGGCGCCGGCCGTGGTCTGGATCCCGCGCGCCGCGGTGCGCGACCAGGAGGGGCGGGCTGTGATCTACGTGGTGGAGGGCGATCGAGCGCGGGAGCGCGCTATCTCCCCGCGGCCGCTGGGACCCGATCGCGTCTCGGTGAGCGGCGGGCTCGCGGCGGGCGAAGCGGTGGTCGTGGAGGCGCCGCCCGAGCTGAAGGATAAATCCAGGATTCGAATCAGATAG
- a CDS encoding methionine synthase, which yields MPRGLWTTTVGSFPKPPNLEKARNQRARGEISADALEKLEREETVKLIRRQEEIGLDILVDGELYRGDMTTYFAELMPGFAISNPVRSYGNRYYRKPIAVGPIRRKEPLTVSWWKFAQEQTSKPIKGMLTGPYTMMDWSFNEHYPSREAMAMDLAEAINEEALALQEAGAKFIQIDEPAVSVRPEELSLAVRALGRATEGLKAKTITHICYGDFDVIYPALLDLPVDMIDLEMANSRYDLLDRFRANPFTKEIGYGVLDVHSHRVETKDEVKAGILRGLEVLKPEQMYVDPDCGLKTRTVDEAFAKLRVMVDAVREVREEKGITA from the coding sequence ATGCCCCGCGGATTGTGGACGACCACGGTGGGGAGCTTCCCCAAGCCCCCCAATCTGGAGAAGGCGCGCAACCAGCGCGCGCGCGGCGAGATCTCCGCCGACGCGCTGGAGAAGCTCGAGCGCGAGGAGACGGTGAAGCTGATCCGCCGCCAGGAGGAGATCGGGCTCGACATTCTCGTCGACGGTGAGCTCTACCGCGGCGACATGACGACCTACTTCGCCGAGCTGATGCCGGGGTTTGCGATCTCGAACCCGGTCCGCTCCTACGGGAACCGCTACTACCGGAAGCCGATCGCGGTGGGGCCGATCCGACGCAAGGAGCCGCTCACCGTGAGCTGGTGGAAGTTCGCCCAGGAGCAGACCTCGAAGCCGATCAAGGGGATGTTGACCGGTCCCTACACGATGATGGATTGGTCGTTCAACGAGCATTATCCGTCGCGCGAAGCGATGGCGATGGATCTGGCCGAGGCGATCAACGAAGAGGCCTTGGCGCTTCAGGAAGCCGGCGCGAAGTTCATCCAGATCGACGAGCCGGCCGTCTCCGTGCGTCCCGAGGAGCTTTCGCTCGCTGTGCGCGCGCTGGGCCGCGCGACCGAGGGGTTGAAGGCGAAAACGATCACGCACATCTGCTACGGCGATTTCGACGTGATCTACCCCGCGCTTCTGGATCTCCCGGTCGACATGATCGATCTGGAGATGGCGAACAGCCGCTACGACCTCCTCGACCGCTTCCGCGCGAACCCGTTCACGAAGGAGATCGGGTACGGCGTGCTGGACGTCCATTCCCACCGCGTCGAGACCAAGGACGAGGTGAAGGCGGGGATCCTCCGCGGCCTCGAGGTGCTGAAGCCCGAGCAGATGTACGTCGATCCGGACTGTGGGTTGAAGACGCGGACGGTGGACGAGGCCTTCGCGAAGCTCCGGGTCATGGTGGACGCGGTTCGGGAGGTCCGGGAGGAAAAGGGCATCACGGCGTGA